In Anaerolineales bacterium, the following proteins share a genomic window:
- a CDS encoding phosphodiester glycosidase family protein — protein sequence MKKKFPLRLLLAALALIAFCAAGYFVVTRGRPAPIPVKETLYDGVMYQRVVWYFPNPMIAHIIKIDTKTKGIQFLVTPADSKSETPLNARTTSQFLDEFGLQIAINGDGFSPWWSRSPADYYPHAGDPVAPLGFAASNGDDYWQGVELDEGQRPTLYISRRNVFSFNDEPNRVYNAISGDRMLVLQGNPATNLTNPELEPRTAIGLNKNGRYVYLVVVDGRQPFYSAGITFADLAQLMIDQGVYTAMSLDGGGSSTLVIEGENGEPVILNSPIDNFIPSRERPVANHLGVYVP from the coding sequence GTGAAAAAGAAATTTCCTTTGCGGTTGTTGTTGGCAGCGCTGGCCTTGATTGCCTTCTGCGCGGCGGGATATTTTGTCGTCACGCGCGGCAGACCTGCTCCGATTCCCGTAAAGGAAACTCTTTACGACGGCGTGATGTATCAACGCGTGGTTTGGTATTTTCCCAACCCGATGATCGCGCACATCATCAAGATTGACACAAAAACAAAAGGGATTCAATTTCTCGTCACGCCTGCCGATTCAAAAAGCGAAACGCCGCTCAATGCGCGGACAACGTCGCAGTTCCTCGATGAGTTCGGTTTGCAGATTGCCATCAATGGCGACGGCTTTTCGCCATGGTGGTCGCGCAGTCCAGCGGATTATTATCCGCACGCGGGCGACCCAGTCGCGCCGCTGGGATTCGCCGCCTCGAACGGCGACGATTATTGGCAAGGAGTTGAACTGGATGAGGGGCAAAGACCGACGCTCTACATCAGCCGCCGAAACGTGTTCAGTTTCAACGATGAACCGAACCGTGTCTACAATGCCATCTCGGGCGATCGGATGCTGGTGTTGCAAGGCAACCCAGCGACGAACTTGACTAATCCTGAACTTGAACCGCGCACGGCGATTGGCTTGAACAAAAATGGACGATATGTTTATCTTGTCGTTGTGGATGGACGCCAGCCGTTCTACAGCGCGGGCATCACCTTCGCCGACCTCGCGCAGTTGATGATCGATCAAGGCGTGTACACGGCGATGAGCCTCGATGGGGGAGGTTCGTCCACGCTGGTGATCGAAGGCGAAAACGGCGAGCCTGTGATTCTAAATTCCCCGATTGACAATTTCATCCCTAGTCGAGAACGCCCCGTTGCGAATCATCTTGGGGTGTACGTTCCCTGA
- a CDS encoding PD-(D/E)XK nuclease family protein produces MQLSVLSQSSLQDYVDCARRFQLRYVNRLAYPAVESEPALENEQHQREGEFFHRLAQQYLIGIPSEQVGRLANTENLQRWWENFSNAKDLLGLENLTGLYPETTLSAPLGNFRLLAKYDLIALKENKAVIYDWKTYRKRPRNEWLAARMQTRVYRALLVHAGAHLNNGVPFEPEQIEMVYWFADFPDDPARFVYMSAQYKRDWDLLLKLADEIHSASSYLLTDDHTRCLYCPYRSYCERGVRAGDADQAEAEIEAEELFDVNFEQIGEIAF; encoded by the coding sequence ATGCAATTGAGCGTCCTCTCTCAATCGTCCCTGCAAGATTACGTGGACTGCGCGCGGCGGTTCCAACTCCGCTACGTGAACAGGCTCGCCTATCCTGCCGTCGAGTCGGAGCCCGCGCTGGAAAACGAACAACATCAGCGCGAGGGAGAATTTTTCCATCGGCTCGCGCAACAATATCTCATCGGGATTCCAAGCGAGCAAGTGGGCAGGCTGGCGAACACGGAAAATCTGCAACGATGGTGGGAAAATTTTTCAAACGCAAAAGACCTGTTAGGTCTTGAAAATCTCACAGGTCTCTATCCCGAAACGACCCTCTCCGCGCCGCTGGGAAATTTTCGTCTGCTCGCAAAATACGATCTGATCGCCCTCAAAGAAAACAAAGCCGTCATCTACGATTGGAAAACGTACCGCAAACGTCCGCGCAACGAGTGGCTCGCGGCGCGGATGCAAACGCGCGTCTATCGCGCGCTGCTCGTTCATGCGGGGGCGCATCTCAACAATGGCGTTCCGTTTGAACCCGAACAGATCGAGATGGTCTACTGGTTTGCCGATTTCCCAGATGACCCCGCGCGCTTCGTGTACATGTCCGCGCAATATAAACGGGATTGGGATCTGCTATTAAAACTTGCGGATGAAATACACTCCGCTTCTTCCTACCTTTTGACTGATGACCACACCCGCTGCCTTTACTGCCCTTACAGATCGTACTGCGAGCGTGGAGTCCGCGCGGGGGACGCGGACCAAGCCGAAGCAGAAATAGAAGCGGAAGAGTTGTTCGACGTCAACTTCGAGCAGATCGGCGAGATCGCTTTTTAA